Proteins encoded together in one Eriocheir sinensis breed Jianghai 21 unplaced genomic scaffold, ASM2467909v1 Scaffold1555, whole genome shotgun sequence window:
- the LOC126990328 gene encoding peroxidase-like protein 3 isoform X1, which yields MVSSHAQNEDMAISEAMTSKMFEDAKTGVGLDLAAQILQQGRDHGIAGYNRWRHLCGLPKAASFQGLSDVVAPENIKKLQGIYKHVDDVDLFTGGLAEKPNCGALVGPTFGCLIGRQFHHLRRGDRYWYEDDIPPSSFTKEQLYELCKTSLGRVICDSSDKLQHVQPKVMLEADSFLNAPMACQGKHIKGVDLKKWKTASPNFIIPDKMLQESIERARRDITNMRDSEWNLWEAPHTPTDPGPRTKQQTNSRPRLTPSGHPRTQRPTWGGQRVTPDLMQALVGRGSEAQGSEDLKLSPRVMREAEELLTDCFSAGVKAWGIMRQHERQLWQKRQAA from the exons ATGGTCAGCTCCCACGCCCAGAACGAGGACATGGCCATTTCCGAAGCCATGACCAGCAAGATGTTCGAGGACGCTAAGACTG gtgTTGGCCTGGACCTGGCGGCACAGATCCTGCAGCAGGGGCGTGACCACGGCATCGCTGGATACAACCGCTGGAGGCACCTCTGCGGCCTCCCGAAAGCTGCCTCCTTCCAAGGCCTGAGTGACGTCGTTGCCCCGGAAAACATCAAGAAACTACAAGGGATTTATAA GCATGTGGATGATGTGGATCTCTTCACCGGTGGACTCGCGGAAAAGCCAAACTGTGGAGCGCTGGTCGGGCCCACGTTTGGCTGTTTGATTGGTCGCCAGTTCCACCACCTGAGGCGAGGCGATCGTTACTGGTATGAGGACGACATCCCGCCCTCCTCATTCACtaagg AACAACTTTACGAGCTCTGCAAGACCAGCCTGGGACGTGTGATCTGCGACAGCAGCGACAAGCTCCAGCACGTCCAGCCCAAGGTCATGCTGGAGGCTGATTCCTTCCT GAATGCCCCAATGGCCTGCCAGGGGAAGCATATCAAGGGTGTGgacctgaagaagtggaagaccgCCAGCCCCAACTTCATCATTCCCGACAAGATGCTTCAGGAGAGCATTGAGAGGGCCAGGCGCGACATCACCAACATGAGGGACTCCGAGTGGAACCTCTGGGAAgcac CACACACACCAACTGACCCAGGACCCAGAACGAAGCAACAGACTAACTCCCGACCCAGACTGACCCCAAGCGGACACCCCAGGACGCAACGCCCGACCTGGGGGGGCCAACGCGTGACCCCTGACCTCATGCAAGCGCTGGTGGGCAGGGGGTCGGAAGCGCAGGGGAGTGAGGACTTGAAGTTGAGTCCGAGGGTTATGCGGGAGGCCGAGGAGCTTCTGACGGATTGCTTTAGCGCGGGTGTCAAGGCTTGGGGGATTATGAGGCAACACGAACGGCAGCTGTGGCAGAAAC GTCAGGCAGCATAA
- the LOC126990328 gene encoding peroxidase-like protein 3 isoform X4 — protein sequence MVSSHAQNEDMAISEAMTSKMFEDAKTGVGLDLAAQILQQGRDHGIAGYNRWRHLCGLPKAASFQGLSDVVAPENIKKLQGIYKHVDDVDLFTGGLAEKPNCGALVGPTFGCLIGRQFHHLRRGDRYWYEDDIPPSSFTKEQLYELCKTSLGRVICDSSDKLQHVQPKVMLEADSFLNAPMACQGKHIKGVDLKKWKTASPNFIIPDKMLQESIERARRDITNMRDSEWNLWEARQAA from the exons ATGGTCAGCTCCCACGCCCAGAACGAGGACATGGCCATTTCCGAAGCCATGACCAGCAAGATGTTCGAGGACGCTAAGACTG gtgTTGGCCTGGACCTGGCGGCACAGATCCTGCAGCAGGGGCGTGACCACGGCATCGCTGGATACAACCGCTGGAGGCACCTCTGCGGCCTCCCGAAAGCTGCCTCCTTCCAAGGCCTGAGTGACGTCGTTGCCCCGGAAAACATCAAGAAACTACAAGGGATTTATAA GCATGTGGATGATGTGGATCTCTTCACCGGTGGACTCGCGGAAAAGCCAAACTGTGGAGCGCTGGTCGGGCCCACGTTTGGCTGTTTGATTGGTCGCCAGTTCCACCACCTGAGGCGAGGCGATCGTTACTGGTATGAGGACGACATCCCGCCCTCCTCATTCACtaagg AACAACTTTACGAGCTCTGCAAGACCAGCCTGGGACGTGTGATCTGCGACAGCAGCGACAAGCTCCAGCACGTCCAGCCCAAGGTCATGCTGGAGGCTGATTCCTTCCT GAATGCCCCAATGGCCTGCCAGGGGAAGCATATCAAGGGTGTGgacctgaagaagtggaagaccgCCAGCCCCAACTTCATCATTCCCGACAAGATGCTTCAGGAGAGCATTGAGAGGGCCAGGCGCGACATCACCAACATGAGGGACTCCGAGTGGAACCTCTGGGAAgcac GTCAGGCAGCATAA
- the LOC126990328 gene encoding peroxidase-like protein 3 isoform X2 codes for MVSSHAQNEDMAISEAMTSKMFEDAKTGVGLDLAAQILQQGRDHGIAGYNRWRHLCGLPKAASFQGLSDVVAPENIKKLQGIYKHVDDVDLFTGGLAEKPNCGALVGPTFGCLIGRQFHHLRRGDRYWYEDDIPPSSFTKEQLYELCKTSLGRVICDSSDKLQHVQPKVMLEADSFLNAPMACQGKHIKGVDLKKWKTASPNFIIPDKMLQESIERARRDITNMRDSEWNLWEARRNARPGGANA; via the exons ATGGTCAGCTCCCACGCCCAGAACGAGGACATGGCCATTTCCGAAGCCATGACCAGCAAGATGTTCGAGGACGCTAAGACTG gtgTTGGCCTGGACCTGGCGGCACAGATCCTGCAGCAGGGGCGTGACCACGGCATCGCTGGATACAACCGCTGGAGGCACCTCTGCGGCCTCCCGAAAGCTGCCTCCTTCCAAGGCCTGAGTGACGTCGTTGCCCCGGAAAACATCAAGAAACTACAAGGGATTTATAA GCATGTGGATGATGTGGATCTCTTCACCGGTGGACTCGCGGAAAAGCCAAACTGTGGAGCGCTGGTCGGGCCCACGTTTGGCTGTTTGATTGGTCGCCAGTTCCACCACCTGAGGCGAGGCGATCGTTACTGGTATGAGGACGACATCCCGCCCTCCTCATTCACtaagg AACAACTTTACGAGCTCTGCAAGACCAGCCTGGGACGTGTGATCTGCGACAGCAGCGACAAGCTCCAGCACGTCCAGCCCAAGGTCATGCTGGAGGCTGATTCCTTCCT GAATGCCCCAATGGCCTGCCAGGGGAAGCATATCAAGGGTGTGgacctgaagaagtggaagaccgCCAGCCCCAACTTCATCATTCCCGACAAGATGCTTCAGGAGAGCATTGAGAGGGCCAGGCGCGACATCACCAACATGAGGGACTCCGAGTGGAACCTCTGGGAAgcac GACGCAACGCCCGACCTGGGGGGGCCAACGCGTGA
- the LOC126990328 gene encoding peroxidase-like protein 3 isoform X3, translating to MVSSHAQNEDMAISEAMTSKMFEDAKTGVGLDLAAQILQQGRDHGIAGYNRWRHLCGLPKAASFQGLSDVVAPENIKKLQGIYKHVDDVDLFTGGLAEKPNCGALVGPTFGCLIGRQFHHLRRGDRYWYEDDIPPSSFTKEQLYELCKTSLGRVICDSSDKLQHVQPKVMLEADSFLNAPMACQGKHIKGVDLKKWKTASPNFIIPDKMLQESIERARRDITNMRDSEWNLWEARGRKRRGVRT from the exons ATGGTCAGCTCCCACGCCCAGAACGAGGACATGGCCATTTCCGAAGCCATGACCAGCAAGATGTTCGAGGACGCTAAGACTG gtgTTGGCCTGGACCTGGCGGCACAGATCCTGCAGCAGGGGCGTGACCACGGCATCGCTGGATACAACCGCTGGAGGCACCTCTGCGGCCTCCCGAAAGCTGCCTCCTTCCAAGGCCTGAGTGACGTCGTTGCCCCGGAAAACATCAAGAAACTACAAGGGATTTATAA GCATGTGGATGATGTGGATCTCTTCACCGGTGGACTCGCGGAAAAGCCAAACTGTGGAGCGCTGGTCGGGCCCACGTTTGGCTGTTTGATTGGTCGCCAGTTCCACCACCTGAGGCGAGGCGATCGTTACTGGTATGAGGACGACATCCCGCCCTCCTCATTCACtaagg AACAACTTTACGAGCTCTGCAAGACCAGCCTGGGACGTGTGATCTGCGACAGCAGCGACAAGCTCCAGCACGTCCAGCCCAAGGTCATGCTGGAGGCTGATTCCTTCCT GAATGCCCCAATGGCCTGCCAGGGGAAGCATATCAAGGGTGTGgacctgaagaagtggaagaccgCCAGCCCCAACTTCATCATTCCCGACAAGATGCTTCAGGAGAGCATTGAGAGGGCCAGGCGCGACATCACCAACATGAGGGACTCCGAGTGGAACCTCTGGGAAgcac GGGGTCGGAAGCGCAGGGGAGTGAGGACTTGA